Genomic window (Aquimarina sp. BL5):
ACCTTTGCGAATGCTATGGAAAATGGTGAAGATTACTTTATTGAATTCTTTAACGGTTCTTCTTATGAAGTGATTGGGCAATATGTAACAGGTACAGATTTTAATAATGGTTCTTTCTTTACCGATACTATTGTATTAGATGCCGGAACTTATAATTTTAATGCAAGTAATAGATTTCGTATACGTTGCGATGCTAGTGTAAATAATGATCAGGTATATTTTGATCAAATAATTATTCGTGGTGATAATGCAAGAAGTACTACTCCTGCAAATGCAGAAGATACAAATGAAACTGCAGAAGTAGTATCCTTCACAAGAATAGCTAATAAGAGTATCCAATTATATCCTATTCCTGCAACTTCAACATTAAATATTGAAATTAATGAAGGGACATTCGATGAGATTATTATGATTTCTTCAAATGGGACTATTGTAAAAAAGATAAATCCAAAAACATCTTCTTTTGGAGTTGATATTTCTCAATTCGCTGATGGCTTGTATTTTGTTAGATTTACTAATTCTAATGGATTAGCAATTACAAAACGATTTATAGTAAAGAAGTAACTATAAATATTTATTAGCCAATAAGTATTAGAAAAGGCTGTCGTCACTATGATCGGCAGCCTTTTTATATAGTATAAACACTAAAGTTTTCAAAACAATAGAATGTAAGCTACCTCCATTGTAGAAGAGACAAACCAATTCCAAAAGTTGTTTGATTATGATTATAATCTATTAAACTTTCTCCATACCCATGAAATATTTGTGCGTGAATCTGTAGTTGACCTAAAATCTCAATTGCATAATCTAGTCGTATACTACCTCTATTATTATCTCCACCTCTTAATGAGTGTCTTCCTAGTATACTTATATCATGTTTGCCTTTAGAAAAAGCTGCTAAAAATTCTGTTCTGCCCACATAGTTTTCTATACCAGGATTGTTATCTTCTATAGCATCCTCTGTCAATCGCCACCAAGGCCTTAACATAAAACTCCAAGAAGGGTTTTCCCATCCAAACTGTAAGACAATTCGATTCCAACTTCTTGATAATGGATTTGATCTTCCATTACTCTGATGATTTATACCAATACCTGCTAATACTCCATTTAATCCTAAAATTTTATAGGGAGTAGGAACAACCAACATTATTTCCGGTTCGTAATTAGTTTCTCTAAATGGTCTAGAAATATTAGCACTATACAATTGCCAGCGTGAAGATTGCGTATACCCTATCCAAAGATCACCTCCTATCTTTTTTCCAAATAAATTTCTAAAAGCTCTAGTTTTGAAACTTAATTGAAATTTTAATTCAGTATCAGAAAAATCAGAAGATTCTTCTACTGAATTAAGAGGGTTAGCACTAGTTGGAAAATTATTTATATCTGTTGTATAATTGGCTAATAAAAAATAAACGGGCTTATAGGGTTCAATTTTAAATCGTTTTATACTATCGCTACTTTGTATTCTCCATCTTTTGGATAAACTTCCTCCAGAATCTTCCATAATACTTTGGCCGTGACTATGAGAAAATGTGATAACAAATAAAATTACAGTAATTAATACTTTCATAAACGTTTTACTTACGCATTCCAAAATTCATACATAATAATGAAAAGAGTATTATTGATTAGTGTTTTACTAAACCTAATTAGAGATAAAAAAACCAGTAAAACTTCTTTTTACTGGTTTTAGTATATACTTCAAAATAATTTATTTTGTGATTCCCTCTAAATCAAGCATAAAAGCATACTCAAGGGCTGTACTTTTATAGCGTTCAAAACGTCCTGATGCTCCACCATGTCCAGTTTCCATATCACAATCCATGATTAAAAGATTATCATCTATTTTTAGTTCTCTTAATTTGGCAATCCATTTCGCTGGTTCCCAATACTGAACTTGACTATCCCAATAACCCGTAGTAATCAATATATTAGGATATTCTTTTGCTTCTACATTATCATAAGGAGAATACGATTTCATGTAGTCATAATATTCTTTATTTTTAGGATTACCCCACTCATCAAACTCGAAAGTCGTTAGAGGAATTGTTTCATCCATCATAGTAGATACAACATCTACAAATGGCACAGCGGCTACTACTCCATTCCAAAGCTCTGGTTTCATATTTAGCACAGCTCCCATTAATAATCCTCCGGCACTACCTCCCATAGCATACAGGTGATCAGAACTGGTGTATCCTTCTTTTACCAAAAAGTCACCAACATCAATGAAATCAGTAAATGTATTTTTCTTTTTCAGAAGTTTTCCATCTTCATACCAATGTCTCCCCATTTCCTGTCCTCCTCGAATATGAGCCATTGCGAATACAAAACCACGATCTAATAAACTCAATCGTGTAGAACTAAAATACGGTTCGGTACTACTTCCATAGGAACCATAGGAATATAATAGCAACGGTGTATTTGCATTTTTCTGTGTTCCTTTTTTATATACTAAAGATATAGGCACTTTTACTCCATCTCTTGCTGTGGCATACAAACGCTCTGATACATAATTGTCTTTAGAAAAATTAGCATCTAGTACTTCTTGTTCTTTTAAAACCGTTTGATCCTTAGTATTCATGTTGTAATCAATAACACTATTCGGAGTTGTTAAGGATGTATAGCTATAACGTAAGATATTTGTATCAAAATCAAGATTAGTTGTAGGATAGGTAAGATAAGCAGGATCATTAAATGAAATATAATGATCGTCTTCATCATTCCATTTTTTTACTCGAATTGTACTTAGACCATCTTTTCTTTCGCTAAGTACTAAATGATTTTTAAAGGCCGTAAAATCTTGTAACAAAATATCATCTCTATGCGGTATAACATCGACCCAGTTTTCCTTGGTCGTTGCAGTAATTGGTGTTTTTACTAACTTAAAGTTTTTAGCATCCAGATTTGTTTTGATATAAAAATGATCTCCAAAATGAGCTACATCATATTCTAAGTCTCTTTCTCTAGGATGTATTACTTGCCATTCACCATTAGGAGTGTCTGCATCTAGGTACCTGTATTCTGTAGATAGTGTTTGATAACTACCGCTAATGATATACTTATCGGATCTTGATTTATAAACAAATGTACTAAATGTATCATCCTCTTCATTAAAAATCAATACATCTTCTGACTGATCCGTTCCTAACACATGTTTGTAAATTTTATTAGCTCTAAGCGTTATAGAATCTTTAGAAGTATAAAATACCGTTTTATTATTATTTGCCCACGCTACACTTCCTGTAGTGTTTACTAATTTGTCAGAAAGTATTTCATTAGTCGTTAAGTCTTTAAAATGAATAGTATATCGACGTCTAGATACTGTATCAATTCCATGAGCTAATATTTTGTTATCAGGACTTACGGATCTACTACCTAGTGCAAAATATGCAAGACCTTTAGCCATTTCCGGACCATTAAGCATAATCTCTTCCTTTGCATTTTCTTCTAGTTTTTTACGACAATATAATGCATAGTCCATTCCTTTTTCAAATCTTGTATAATAAGAATATCCATTATCGTTATAAGGAACCGATGAATCATCTTTCTTTATACGTCCTACAATTTCATCAAATAATGTTTTCTGTAGACTATCGGTATGCTTCATTGCAGCATCTTTATAATCATTTTCTGCGTTTAGATAATCTAATACATCCTGAGTTTGTGCATCTGGAGTTTGTGCATTTTTCTGTTCGTCACTTAAACGCATCCAGAAGTAGTTATCGATACGTGTATCTTCGTGCGCTTTTAACTCTTCTGCGATTTTCTTAGCAACTGGAGCGTCTAATGATTGATGAGGTCTTAATTCGGATTTTTCTTCTTTTGTTGTATTACAGCCTATAAAGAGAGCCGGTACGATAAGAAGTAGATTGATGATGTTAGTTTTCATATGTTATTGTATGATTAAATGATAAAATGAATATTCAAATTTTATATA
Coding sequences:
- a CDS encoding phospholipase A, producing the protein MKVLITVILFVITFSHSHGQSIMEDSGGSLSKRWRIQSSDSIKRFKIEPYKPVYFLLANYTTDINNFPTSANPLNSVEESSDFSDTELKFQLSFKTRAFRNLFGKKIGGDLWIGYTQSSRWQLYSANISRPFRETNYEPEIMLVVPTPYKILGLNGVLAGIGINHQSNGRSNPLSRSWNRIVLQFGWENPSWSFMLRPWWRLTEDAIEDNNPGIENYVGRTEFLAAFSKGKHDISILGRHSLRGGDNNRGSIRLDYAIEILGQLQIHAQIFHGYGESLIDYNHNQTTFGIGLSLLQWR